A region from the Pseudomonas sp. KU26590 genome encodes:
- a CDS encoding RidA family protein translates to MTPTLAAAPFTLYNPPGLYDPAPNAYSHLAVVGPGTEWLFVAGQGGEDAQGQLSPVFADQAAQAIANVRTALQSRGADLQHIFKLTLLIADHSGERLRTWIEQADLAWAGNMMPVCTLIPVPRLALDGMLIEIEAVAALMPRD, encoded by the coding sequence ATGACACCAACCCTCGCTGCTGCTCCGTTCACGTTGTACAACCCACCGGGCTTGTACGATCCCGCACCCAACGCCTATTCCCACCTCGCCGTCGTCGGCCCGGGCACCGAGTGGCTGTTCGTCGCCGGGCAGGGCGGGGAGGATGCTCAAGGCCAGCTGTCCCCGGTCTTTGCCGATCAGGCAGCCCAAGCCATAGCCAACGTCCGCACCGCCCTGCAATCGCGCGGGGCCGACCTTCAGCACATCTTCAAACTGACGCTGCTAATTGCTGATCACTCGGGAGAACGGTTGCGTACGTGGATCGAACAGGCGGATCTCGCATGGGCCGGCAATATGATGCCGGTGTGCACACTGATCCCGGTCCCACGCCTGGCGCTGGACGGGATGTTGATCGAGATCGAAGCGGTAGCGGCGCTTATGCCCAGAGACTGA
- a CDS encoding polyprenyl synthetase family protein, whose amino-acid sequence MAGNVDITIKSGFAGRLGDVRKAIETRLSELLPESGNERDLVALAMRESTLAPGKRMRPVLLVLAAEGLVEDGRENSRTIRQQAVDLGCAVEMIHAASLVLDDMPCMDNASLRRGQPTVHLKFGEDVAILTAIALLSRAFGVVASISDLAATTRTELVEVLANTVGMQGLVRGQFQDLRDGQRSRDADEIALTNNLKTGVLFGAIMDMAWLISGAREEQRPLLQNFAMELGQAFQMYDDLRDRCADSDKDQGKDDGKSTFVSLYGEDKVKRQLALHLTSAEHALREVYGDASTIAGYLRQIFEKAALNG is encoded by the coding sequence ATGGCAGGTAACGTCGACATAACAATCAAATCGGGCTTTGCCGGGCGACTGGGAGACGTTCGAAAGGCCATCGAGACGCGGCTCTCCGAGCTGTTGCCCGAATCCGGCAACGAGCGCGATCTGGTGGCGCTGGCCATGCGTGAATCGACTTTGGCGCCGGGCAAGCGCATGCGTCCGGTGCTGTTGGTGCTCGCTGCCGAAGGCTTGGTCGAAGACGGCCGTGAAAACAGCCGCACGATCAGGCAACAGGCCGTGGACCTGGGCTGCGCGGTCGAGATGATTCACGCCGCGTCGCTGGTGCTCGACGACATGCCGTGTATGGACAACGCGTCACTGCGGCGCGGTCAGCCCACGGTCCACCTGAAGTTCGGTGAAGACGTGGCCATTCTGACCGCCATCGCCCTGCTCAGCCGCGCCTTCGGTGTGGTTGCCAGCATCAGCGATCTGGCCGCCACCACCCGTACCGAACTGGTCGAAGTGCTGGCCAACACCGTCGGTATGCAAGGGCTGGTGCGCGGGCAGTTCCAGGATTTGCGCGACGGCCAGCGCAGCCGCGACGCGGACGAGATCGCCCTGACCAACAACCTGAAAACCGGCGTGCTGTTCGGCGCGATCATGGACATGGCGTGGCTGATCAGCGGTGCGCGGGAAGAACAGCGGCCGCTGCTGCAGAACTTCGCCATGGAGCTGGGCCAGGCCTTCCAGATGTACGACGATCTGCGCGACCGCTGCGCCGACAGCGACAAGGATCAAGGCAAGGACGACGGCAAATCCACCTTCGTCTCGCTGTATGGCGAAGACAAGGTCAAGCGGCAACTGGCGCTGCACCTGACCAGCGCCGAGCACGCGTTGCGTGAGGTCTACGGCGACGCCTCGACCATCGCCGGCTACCTGAGGCAGATCTTCGAGAAGGCCGCGCTCAACGGCTAG
- the fni gene encoding type 2 isopentenyl-diphosphate Delta-isomerase, translating into MTHSDMGRRKDDHLDIVLDRRASVRSSFSGLDDIRFEHCALPELNLDDVDVSSSLLGIALRAPLLISSMTGGADRATAINRHLAEAAQELGIAMGVGSQRVALQRGGDQGLTRELRRLAPDIALLGNIGAAQLIEPDGLDMARRAVDMLQANALIIHLNPLQEAVQAGGDRRWQGILDAIHRVVLSVGVPVVVKEVGAGLSADVALALVKAGVQVLDIAGLGGTSWAAVEAERAENPADREVAMAFARWGIPTAVSLAMVRQALPDTPLIASGGIHNGIDVAKAIRLGADVVGQAAGVLRNATLSTAAVIEHFDIVIRQLRIACFCTGSEDLRALRRARLLAPDTLQSLLS; encoded by the coding sequence ATGACTCACAGCGATATGGGTCGTCGAAAAGACGATCACCTTGATATCGTGCTGGACAGGCGCGCCAGCGTGCGTTCCTCCTTCTCCGGACTGGACGACATCCGCTTCGAACACTGTGCGCTGCCGGAGTTGAATCTGGACGACGTTGACGTGAGCAGCTCGCTGCTGGGCATTGCATTGCGCGCGCCGCTGCTCATCAGCTCCATGACCGGCGGGGCTGACCGAGCCACCGCGATCAATCGACATCTGGCTGAAGCCGCCCAGGAGCTGGGCATTGCCATGGGCGTCGGCTCGCAACGGGTGGCGCTACAACGCGGCGGTGATCAGGGCCTGACCCGCGAGCTTCGGCGTCTGGCGCCGGACATCGCGCTGCTGGGCAATATCGGCGCCGCGCAGTTGATCGAGCCTGACGGCCTGGACATGGCCCGCCGTGCGGTCGACATGCTTCAGGCCAATGCGTTGATCATTCATCTGAACCCTTTGCAGGAAGCCGTTCAGGCCGGCGGCGACCGGCGCTGGCAGGGTATTCTCGACGCCATACACCGCGTGGTGTTGAGTGTCGGCGTGCCGGTGGTGGTCAAGGAAGTGGGCGCTGGCCTGTCCGCCGATGTGGCGCTGGCGCTGGTGAAAGCCGGGGTGCAGGTGCTGGACATCGCCGGGCTTGGCGGTACCAGTTGGGCCGCCGTCGAGGCCGAGCGCGCCGAGAACCCGGCCGATCGCGAAGTCGCCATGGCGTTTGCGCGGTGGGGCATCCCCACCGCCGTGAGCCTGGCCATGGTTCGCCAGGCCTTGCCGGACACGCCGCTGATCGCCTCCGGCGGCATTCACAATGGCATCGACGTGGCCAAGGCCATTCGCCTGGGCGCGGATGTTGTCGGTCAGGCCGCAGGCGTGCTGCGCAACGCAACCCTGTCCACCGCTGCCGTCATCGAACACTTCGACATCGTCATCCGCCAGCTGCGTATCGCCTGTTTCTGCACCGGTTCAGAGGACCTTCGCGCGCTGCGCAGGGCCCGCTTGCTGGCGCCCGACACCTTGCAGTCGTTACTCTCATGA
- a CDS encoding glycosyltransferase: protein MTHFAVVAPAFYSHFQAFQALAGTLIDRGHQVTFFQQADARRWLTDPRIGFHALGALSHPPGSLEAALRRAACSNNPLRLRRVIRDMCDTTRMLCAELPAALATRQIEALLCDQMEAAGGMVAEGLGVPYVSVACALPVNREPHLPLPVMPFAYATDERSQHIFEGSRKVYDWLMGPLSKVLRDASRRLAIEPRDGLHECLSPYAQISQTIPGFDFPRQHPPANFHAVGPLRAPQAEQQGEWPIDPARPFIFASLGTLQGSRFDMFKRIATASRQMDAQLLIAHCGGLDARQAQRLIKAGATWVTDFAPQQWALHHADTLVTHGGLNTVMDAIVARTPMLVMPIAFDQPGVASRVTHAGIGLQLRRGAGAGQIRERLTQLRGLSAEPFERLATELANAGGTSRAADIVEAVVRTGEPVLAGLVP from the coding sequence ATGACCCATTTTGCCGTCGTGGCGCCGGCGTTCTACAGCCACTTTCAGGCGTTTCAGGCCCTGGCCGGGACGCTGATCGACCGGGGTCATCAGGTGACCTTTTTCCAGCAGGCCGATGCCCGGCGCTGGCTGACCGATCCGCGCATCGGCTTTCATGCCCTCGGTGCCCTCAGTCATCCGCCGGGCAGTCTTGAAGCGGCGCTGCGGCGTGCCGCCTGTTCGAATAATCCATTGCGCCTGCGCCGGGTGATCCGCGATATGTGCGACACCACCCGCATGCTCTGCGCCGAGTTGCCCGCCGCGCTGGCAACTCGGCAGATCGAGGCCTTGCTGTGCGACCAGATGGAAGCGGCGGGCGGGATGGTCGCCGAAGGGCTGGGCGTGCCGTATGTCTCTGTGGCCTGCGCCTTGCCGGTCAACCGCGAGCCGCATCTGCCGCTGCCGGTGATGCCCTTTGCCTACGCCACCGATGAACGCAGTCAGCATATTTTCGAAGGCAGCCGCAAGGTTTACGACTGGCTGATGGGCCCGTTGAGCAAGGTGCTGCGTGATGCTTCACGGCGTCTGGCGATCGAGCCCCGCGACGGATTGCATGAATGCCTCTCGCCCTATGCGCAGATTAGTCAGACCATTCCCGGTTTCGATTTCCCCCGCCAGCATCCACCGGCTAATTTTCACGCGGTCGGTCCGCTGCGGGCGCCTCAAGCCGAACAACAGGGCGAATGGCCGATTGATCCCGCCCGGCCGTTCATCTTCGCCAGCCTCGGCACGCTGCAGGGCAGTCGTTTTGACATGTTCAAGCGCATCGCCACGGCCAGCCGACAGATGGATGCGCAGTTGCTGATCGCCCATTGCGGTGGGCTTGATGCGCGGCAAGCGCAGCGGCTGATCAAGGCCGGCGCGACCTGGGTCACCGATTTCGCGCCCCAGCAATGGGCGCTGCATCACGCTGACACGCTGGTGACCCACGGCGGCTTGAACACCGTGATGGACGCCATCGTGGCGCGCACGCCGATGCTGGTCATGCCCATCGCCTTCGATCAGCCTGGCGTGGCCTCCCGGGTCACCCACGCCGGCATTGGCCTGCAACTGCGGCGTGGCGCCGGGGCAGGGCAGATCCGCGAGCGACTCACGCAACTGCGCGGGCTGTCCGCTGAGCCCTTTGAGCGTCTGGCGACCGAGCTGGCGAACGCTGGCGGCACGTCCCGCGCCGCCGACATTGTCGAAGCCGTGGTGCGCACCGGTGAGCCCGTGCTGGCGGGGTTGGTGCCATGA
- the crtY gene encoding lycopene beta-cyclase CrtY — translation MTYDLILAGGGLANGLIAWRLKQLRPELRVLCIEEQIHLGGNHTWSYHEGDLSAEQHQWLQPLVVQRWATYDVHFPQRSRRLNSGYASITSERFAQLIEPALGDALLTGRRITELTPNAVVLDSGERLQASAVIDGRGVQATAHMVLGQQAFLGQLLRLKAPHGLTAPIIMDARVAQSEGYRFVYVLPFSADTLLIEDTHYVDRHSFSAEQLRQHIADYAAAHGWEIAECLREEQGVLPITLAGDFAGFWREAAGQPRSGLRAGLFHCTTGYSLPHAVRLAEWIATQRTLDAGSLDAGIRAIAQEAWQSQRFYRLLNRMLFLAGRPSNRWQVMQRFYGLSEGLISRFYAGRSTLGDKLRVLTGKPPVPINEAVKAAVRYLPKHYLARHPQPKHNEN, via the coding sequence ATGACCTATGACCTGATTCTTGCCGGCGGCGGGCTGGCCAACGGGCTGATCGCCTGGCGCCTCAAACAGTTGAGGCCTGAGCTGCGGGTGCTGTGCATCGAAGAGCAGATACACCTCGGCGGCAACCACACCTGGTCCTACCACGAGGGCGACCTCAGCGCCGAGCAGCATCAATGGCTGCAGCCGTTGGTGGTGCAGCGCTGGGCGACCTATGACGTGCACTTCCCGCAACGTTCGCGACGGTTGAACAGTGGCTATGCCAGCATCACGTCGGAACGCTTTGCGCAGCTCATCGAGCCCGCCTTGGGCGATGCGCTGCTGACCGGCCGACGCATCACCGAACTCACGCCGAACGCCGTCGTGCTGGACAGCGGCGAGCGGCTTCAGGCCAGCGCGGTGATCGACGGCCGCGGCGTGCAGGCCACGGCGCACATGGTGTTGGGTCAGCAGGCGTTTCTGGGTCAGTTACTGCGCTTGAAGGCGCCCCATGGCCTGACCGCGCCGATCATCATGGACGCCCGCGTTGCGCAGAGTGAGGGCTACCGTTTCGTCTACGTGCTGCCTTTTTCAGCGGACACCCTGCTGATCGAGGACACCCATTACGTCGACCGGCATTCGTTTTCCGCCGAGCAGCTTCGTCAGCACATTGCTGATTACGCCGCCGCCCATGGCTGGGAGATTGCCGAGTGCCTTCGCGAGGAGCAGGGCGTGTTGCCGATCACCCTGGCCGGGGATTTCGCCGGGTTCTGGCGTGAGGCGGCAGGGCAGCCACGTTCCGGTTTGCGGGCCGGGCTGTTTCATTGCACCACCGGCTATTCGCTGCCCCATGCCGTGCGGCTGGCGGAGTGGATTGCCACTCAACGCACGCTGGATGCCGGGTCGCTGGACGCTGGCATTCGCGCCATTGCGCAGGAAGCGTGGCAATCCCAGCGTTTCTATCGCCTGCTTAACCGCATGCTGTTTCTGGCCGGACGTCCGTCCAATCGCTGGCAGGTGATGCAGCGTTTCTATGGTCTGTCCGAAGGCCTGATCAGCCGTTTCTATGCCGGCCGGAGCACCCTTGGCGACAAGCTTCGCGTGCTGACCGGCAAACCTCCCGTGCCGATCAACGAGGCGGTCAAAGCCGCTGTTCGTTACCTGCCAAAGCATTACCTGGCCAGGCACCCCCAGCCTAAGCACAACGAGAATTGA
- a CDS encoding phytoene desaturase yields MTQAKSAIVIGAGFGGLALAIRLQAAGVQTTLLEKRDKPGGRAYVYEDQGFTFDAGPTVITDPTAIEELFTAAGKSIKDYVELLPVSPFYRLCWEDGTKFDYANDQQSLDTQIAAMNPKDVAGYQRFLAYSKAVFQEGYLKLGAVPFLSFRDMVQAGPQLAKLQAWRSVYSMVSEFIEDDKLRQAFSFHSLLVGGNPFATSSIYTLIHALERQWGVWFPKGGTGALVQGMVKLFEDIGGRFELNADVASIETSAQRVTGVRLKDGRQIDADCVASNADVMHTYAELLGGHPRGVKEGARLKGKRFSNSLFVIHFGLKRPQPQLQHHTVCFGPRYKALIQEIFKGAALAEDFSLYLHAPCITDPSLAPPGCSSHYVLSPVPHLGNADIDWEVEGPRYRDRIFEYLEKHYMPGLREDLVTSRIFTPQDFKGELNAHLGSAFSLEPILRQSAWFRPHNRDASLSNMYLVGAGTHPGAGVPGVIGSAKATAGLMLEDLHA; encoded by the coding sequence ATGACTCAAGCAAAAAGCGCAATTGTGATTGGCGCCGGCTTCGGCGGCCTGGCCCTGGCCATCCGGCTCCAGGCGGCGGGCGTGCAGACGACGCTGCTGGAAAAGCGCGACAAGCCTGGCGGCCGCGCCTATGTCTACGAAGACCAAGGCTTTACGTTCGACGCGGGGCCGACGGTGATCACCGACCCGACCGCCATCGAAGAGCTGTTCACCGCCGCCGGCAAATCCATCAAGGATTACGTCGAGTTGCTGCCGGTGTCGCCGTTCTATCGCCTGTGCTGGGAAGACGGGACCAAGTTCGACTACGCCAATGATCAGCAGTCCCTGGACACCCAGATAGCGGCGATGAACCCCAAGGACGTCGCCGGTTATCAGCGTTTCCTGGCGTACTCCAAAGCGGTGTTTCAGGAGGGTTATCTGAAGCTCGGCGCCGTGCCGTTTCTGTCCTTCCGCGACATGGTTCAGGCCGGCCCGCAGTTGGCGAAGTTGCAGGCGTGGCGCAGCGTGTATTCGATGGTTTCGGAGTTCATCGAGGACGACAAACTGCGTCAGGCGTTTTCGTTCCACTCGCTGCTGGTCGGCGGCAATCCGTTTGCGACGTCCTCCATTTACACGCTGATTCACGCCCTCGAACGCCAATGGGGCGTGTGGTTTCCCAAGGGAGGCACCGGCGCGCTGGTGCAGGGCATGGTCAAACTGTTCGAAGACATCGGCGGGCGCTTCGAGCTGAACGCCGATGTCGCCAGCATTGAAACCAGCGCGCAGCGGGTGACTGGCGTGCGGCTCAAGGATGGCCGGCAGATCGACGCCGACTGCGTGGCCTCCAACGCCGACGTCATGCACACCTACGCCGAGCTGCTTGGCGGCCATCCGCGCGGGGTCAAGGAAGGCGCACGGCTGAAGGGCAAGCGCTTCAGCAATTCGCTGTTCGTCATCCACTTCGGGCTCAAGCGCCCGCAGCCTCAGTTGCAGCACCACACGGTGTGCTTCGGGCCGCGCTACAAGGCGCTGATTCAGGAGATTTTCAAGGGCGCGGCGCTGGCCGAAGATTTCTCGCTGTACCTGCATGCTCCGTGCATCACTGACCCAAGCCTGGCGCCACCGGGCTGTTCCAGCCATTACGTGCTGTCGCCGGTGCCGCACCTAGGCAACGCCGACATCGACTGGGAAGTGGAAGGGCCGCGTTATCGCGATCGCATTTTCGAGTACCTGGAGAAGCACTACATGCCGGGCCTTCGCGAGGACCTGGTCACCAGCCGGATCTTCACGCCCCAGGACTTCAAAGGCGAACTCAACGCGCACCTCGGTTCGGCGTTTTCCCTTGAGCCGATCCTGCGCCAGAGCGCGTGGTTCCGCCCCCACAACCGCGACGCGAGCCTGAGCAATATGTATCTGGTCGGCGCAGGTACCCATCCGGGCGCCGGTGTGCCAGGCGTGATTGGCTCGGCCAAAGCCACGGCCGGGCTGATGCTGGAGGACCTGCACGCATGA
- the crtB gene encoding 15-cis-phytoene synthase CrtB produces MSVADQALLDHATQSIEVGSKSFAAASRLFDPVTRRSAVMLYAWCRHCDDVIDGQEAGHSASVVSQQEVAERLQRLIAQTHAVYAGTPTHSPAFEAFREVVLRHGIEQRYALQHLDGFAMDVSQREYLRVEDTLEYCYHVAGVVGLMMAQIMGVSDEATLDRACDLGLAFQLTNIARDIVEDASVGRCYLPGDWLDELGIPHDRLAAPEFRPAVAVLAKRLVDMAEPYYESANAGLTALPWRSAWAVATAGCVYREIGVKVRQRGARAWDTRVSTSKLDKLRLVLVGAWKASASRGRQWPARPTSLWQRPGRICATGRHASAGAGRVTE; encoded by the coding sequence ATGAGCGTCGCCGATCAGGCGCTGCTCGACCACGCCACCCAGAGCATCGAAGTCGGCTCGAAGAGCTTCGCCGCCGCGTCACGCCTGTTTGACCCGGTCACCCGGCGTAGTGCGGTGATGCTCTACGCCTGGTGCCGCCATTGCGACGACGTCATTGACGGTCAGGAAGCGGGGCACTCGGCGTCGGTCGTCAGTCAGCAGGAAGTCGCCGAGCGGCTGCAACGGCTGATCGCCCAGACCCACGCCGTGTATGCCGGCACGCCGACCCACAGTCCGGCGTTCGAGGCGTTCAGGGAGGTTGTCCTGCGCCATGGCATCGAGCAACGTTACGCCTTGCAGCACCTGGATGGCTTCGCGATGGACGTCAGCCAGCGCGAATACCTGCGTGTCGAGGACACGCTGGAGTACTGCTATCACGTGGCTGGCGTGGTCGGCTTGATGATGGCGCAGATCATGGGCGTCAGTGACGAAGCGACGCTAGACCGGGCCTGCGATCTGGGCCTTGCGTTTCAGCTCACCAACATCGCGCGGGACATCGTCGAAGACGCCTCGGTGGGCCGTTGTTATCTGCCGGGGGATTGGCTGGATGAGTTGGGCATTCCCCATGATCGCCTTGCAGCCCCGGAGTTTCGCCCGGCAGTGGCGGTGCTGGCGAAGCGCTTGGTGGACATGGCCGAGCCGTACTACGAAAGTGCCAACGCCGGCCTGACCGCGCTGCCGTGGCGCTCAGCCTGGGCGGTGGCGACGGCGGGGTGTGTCTATCGTGAGATCGGCGTGAAGGTCAGGCAACGCGGCGCGCGGGCGTGGGATACGCGGGTCTCGACCAGCAAACTGGACAAGCTGCGACTGGTGTTGGTGGGGGCGTGGAAGGCTAGCGCGTCTCGAGGTCGGCAGTGGCCGGCGCGACCGACGAGCCTTTGGCAACGTCCGGGTCGGATTTGTGCAACGGGCCGTCATGCAAGCGCCGGAGCTGGGCGCGTAACCGAGTGA
- a CDS encoding sterol desaturase family protein: MNPMINALVFFATVIGMEGFAVFAHKYIMHGWGWGWHKSHHEPRTGWFEKNDLYAVVFAGFAIVLIALGTAGAHPLEWIGAGMTAYGFLYFIAHDGLVHKRWPFKYVPRNGYLKRLYQAHLMHHAVSGKERCVSFGFLYAPSVTRLRAQLRRLHDGPLHKSDPDVAKGSSVAPATADLETR; encoded by the coding sequence ATGAACCCGATGATCAATGCCCTCGTCTTTTTCGCAACCGTGATCGGCATGGAAGGCTTTGCCGTGTTTGCGCACAAGTACATCATGCACGGTTGGGGCTGGGGCTGGCATAAGTCGCACCATGAGCCGAGAACCGGCTGGTTCGAGAAGAACGATCTCTATGCCGTGGTGTTCGCCGGGTTCGCCATCGTGCTGATCGCGCTGGGCACTGCAGGCGCGCATCCGCTGGAGTGGATCGGTGCGGGCATGACCGCTTACGGCTTCCTGTATTTCATTGCCCACGACGGCTTGGTGCACAAGCGCTGGCCGTTCAAATACGTGCCGCGCAATGGCTACCTCAAGCGCCTGTATCAGGCGCATCTGATGCACCACGCGGTGTCGGGCAAAGAGCGTTGCGTGTCGTTCGGCTTTCTCTACGCGCCGAGCGTCACTCGGTTACGCGCCCAGCTCCGGCGCTTGCATGACGGCCCGTTGCACAAATCCGACCCGGACGTTGCCAAAGGCTCGTCGGTCGCGCCGGCCACTGCCGACCTCGAGACGCGCTAG
- a CDS encoding SDR family NAD(P)-dependent oxidoreductase, whose protein sequence is MKPNPPIDNALRVALVTGSTSGIGAAIARTLSRAGYAVVLHSRNSADTGRAMAAEMKQAIYVQADLTVEADRVRLVNEAIAVWGQLDVLVNNAGISRVIPHSDLASATSAVWHELNEINVVAPFHLVALAESALRDAARYRRAGSVVNISSHAGVRPKGASIPYAVSKAALNHMTRLLAVSLGPDIRVNAVAPGLVDTPLTAEWTGAQELWRDRAPMRRAASPEDIANAVLMLVDSDYLTGEILLSDGGLNLT, encoded by the coding sequence ATGAAACCCAATCCGCCCATCGATAACGCACTACGCGTCGCGTTGGTTACAGGATCCACTTCCGGTATCGGCGCAGCCATTGCACGAACACTGAGCCGGGCGGGTTATGCGGTGGTCCTCCACTCGCGAAACTCCGCGGACACGGGTCGCGCTATGGCTGCCGAAATGAAACAGGCTATCTACGTGCAAGCTGATCTTACTGTCGAAGCTGACAGGGTCAGACTGGTTAACGAGGCGATCGCCGTGTGGGGTCAGCTCGACGTATTGGTCAATAACGCGGGCATCAGCAGAGTCATTCCGCACAGCGATCTTGCCTCGGCCACTTCGGCGGTGTGGCACGAACTGAACGAAATCAATGTGGTGGCGCCGTTCCATCTTGTCGCATTGGCCGAATCGGCATTACGCGATGCCGCCCGTTACCGTCGAGCAGGTAGCGTCGTAAACATCAGTTCGCATGCGGGTGTCCGGCCCAAGGGCGCATCCATTCCCTACGCGGTGAGCAAAGCTGCGCTCAATCACATGACACGCCTGCTGGCGGTGTCACTTGGGCCAGACATTCGCGTAAATGCTGTGGCGCCTGGCTTGGTCGACACGCCTCTGACCGCAGAGTGGACGGGTGCCCAAGAATTGTGGCGAGATCGCGCTCCAATGCGCAGGGCAGCCAGCCCGGAGGACATTGCAAACGCTGTCCTGATGCTGGTTGATTCGGACTACTTGACCGGTGAGATATTGCTGTCAGACGGCGGCTTAAATCTGACCTAG